A genomic window from Cupriavidus basilensis includes:
- a CDS encoding NAD-dependent epimerase/dehydratase family protein yields the protein MSKNLSRRRLGRPRLLIVGCGDVGTRCLRILSTRWRVFSITSQPSRRTELRDNGAVPLVADLDRPATLARLAGLADRVLHLAPPPSRGEGDPRTLALLRALRRGAWRRSAARPGGWSAKPAILPDRRYGRSGRRAAPPAFVYASTSGVYGDRGGARLAESQAVRPQTARARRRVAAEQSVRDFGRHAGWRASIVRIPGIYAEDRLPLARLAKGTPALVPQDDVYTNHIHALDLARTMVASLFRGRAQRVVHASDDSEMRMADYFDLVADRRGLPRPPRLARAQLREAVEPTLLSFMSESRRLENARLKRELRLRLRYPTVASFFDA from the coding sequence ATGAGCAAAAATCTGTCGCGACGCCGCCTGGGTCGCCCGCGCCTACTCATCGTTGGCTGTGGGGATGTGGGCACACGTTGCCTGCGTATTCTATCGACGCGCTGGCGCGTCTTTTCCATCACTTCGCAGCCGTCCCGCCGCACTGAGCTGCGGGACAACGGCGCCGTGCCGCTGGTAGCCGACCTGGACCGGCCCGCCACGCTGGCGCGCCTGGCCGGGCTGGCCGACAGGGTGCTGCACCTGGCGCCGCCGCCGTCGCGCGGCGAGGGCGATCCCCGCACGCTGGCGCTGCTGCGCGCCTTGCGGCGCGGCGCCTGGCGGCGGTCCGCCGCACGGCCGGGCGGATGGTCTGCCAAGCCCGCCATTCTACCCGACCGACGCTACGGCAGGTCCGGCCGACGCGCTGCGCCGCCAGCGTTTGTCTACGCCAGCACCTCGGGCGTGTATGGCGACCGGGGGGGCGCCAGGCTGGCGGAATCGCAGGCGGTGCGCCCGCAAACCGCGCGCGCCCGGCGCCGCGTGGCGGCAGAGCAGTCCGTGCGGGACTTTGGCCGCCATGCCGGCTGGCGCGCTTCCATCGTGCGCATCCCCGGCATTTATGCCGAAGACCGGCTGCCGCTGGCCCGCCTGGCCAAGGGCACGCCGGCGCTGGTGCCGCAGGACGATGTCTATACCAACCACATCCATGCCCTGGACCTTGCCCGCACCATGGTGGCGTCGCTGTTCCGCGGCCGCGCGCAGCGGGTGGTGCATGCCAGCGACGATTCGGAAATGCGCATGGCCGATTACTTCGACCTGGTGGCCGACCGCCGCGGCCTGCCCCGCCCGCCGCGCCTGGCTCGCGCGCAATTGCGCGAAGCCGTGGAGCCAACCTTGCTCAGCTTCATGAGCGAATCGCGCCGGCTGGAAAACGCCCGTC